One genomic region from Nostoc sphaeroides encodes:
- a CDS encoding carbon-nitrogen hydrolase family protein translates to MKSYLAAAIQLTSVPDLQKNLAQAEELIELAVRQGAQLVGLPENFSYMGEEKDKLAQGDAIALESEKFLKKMAQRFQITILGGSFPLPVDNTGKVYNTTLLIDPNGQELARYYKVHLFDVDVPDGNTYRESSTVVAGTELPPVHFSEKLGNLGLSICYDVRFPELYRHLADKGADVIFIPAAFTAFTGKDHWQVLLQARAIENTAYVIAPAQTGNNYGRRLTHGHAVIIDPWGVILADAGEKPGIAIAEIKPTRLEQVRRQMPSLQHRVF, encoded by the coding sequence ATGAAGTCTTATTTAGCCGCCGCTATTCAATTGACCAGTGTGCCCGATCTACAAAAAAATTTGGCACAGGCAGAAGAATTAATAGAGCTTGCCGTGCGTCAAGGTGCCCAATTGGTTGGTTTGCCAGAAAACTTTTCCTATATGGGAGAAGAAAAAGACAAACTCGCGCAAGGTGATGCGATCGCTCTTGAAAGTGAAAAATTTCTCAAAAAAATGGCTCAACGCTTTCAAATTACGATCTTGGGCGGCAGCTTTCCACTTCCCGTAGACAATACAGGCAAAGTTTATAACACCACTTTACTCATTGACCCAAACGGTCAAGAACTTGCCCGCTACTACAAAGTACACCTATTTGATGTTGATGTCCCCGACGGCAACACCTATCGGGAATCCAGCACGGTTGTAGCTGGTACAGAACTACCACCTGTCCATTTTTCCGAAAAACTTGGTAATTTAGGGCTTTCCATTTGTTATGATGTCCGCTTCCCGGAACTGTACCGCCATCTGGCAGATAAGGGAGCTGATGTTATCTTTATTCCCGCCGCCTTTACCGCCTTTACAGGCAAAGACCACTGGCAAGTACTACTACAAGCCAGAGCCATCGAAAACACCGCCTACGTCATTGCTCCTGCCCAAACAGGCAATAACTACGGTCGCCGTCTAACCCACGGCCACGCCGTTATTATCGACCCTTGGGGTGTAATTTTAGCCGATGCTGGAGAGAAACCGGGAATTGCGATCGCAGAAATCAAGCCAACTAGGTTAGAACAAGTCCGCCGTCAAATGCCCTCTTTACAGCATAGGGTGTTCTAG
- a CDS encoding MarC family protein: MDISILIQTFIAVFVLADAVGNIPIVLVLTKGMMPDQRNKVIDKAIIIAIAVLLLFAFAGQIILNYLEISIGSLRVAGGLLLLLIALQMLRGELDQPIIEEGRDVAITPLALPLLAGPGTLTTVMLLMSKSQSPHIAVAVGILGAMFITWLILRLANLIDQWIGAEGGVIVTQLLGFLLAALAVEIGSTGIRELFLS, encoded by the coding sequence GTGGATATTTCTATTCTCATTCAAACATTTATCGCTGTGTTTGTCTTGGCGGATGCTGTGGGCAATATACCGATTGTTTTAGTTTTGACTAAGGGCATGATGCCAGACCAAAGAAACAAAGTTATAGATAAAGCAATTATCATTGCGATCGCAGTTCTTTTGCTATTTGCCTTTGCAGGGCAAATAATTTTAAATTACTTAGAAATCAGTATCGGCTCTTTGCGAGTAGCAGGAGGACTATTGTTGCTGTTAATTGCTTTGCAAATGCTGCGGGGAGAATTAGATCAGCCGATTATTGAAGAAGGACGCGATGTTGCAATTACTCCACTAGCTTTACCACTGTTAGCGGGGCCGGGGACTTTGACAACGGTGATGTTGCTGATGTCGAAATCACAGAGTCCGCATATTGCTGTCGCGGTGGGTATCTTAGGGGCGATGTTTATCACTTGGTTAATTTTGCGTTTAGCAAATCTGATTGATCAGTGGATTGGTGCAGAAGGTGGAGTGATTGTGACTCAACTTTTGGGTTTTTTGTTGGCAGCGCTAGCGGTGGAAATTGGGAGTACGGGAATTAGGGAATTGTTTTTGAGCTAG